The Pseudomonas azadiae genome includes a window with the following:
- a CDS encoding nitroreductase family protein, whose product MSAIAEVIKSRVSANSYDTERSLTIAQITALVDLATHAPSAFNLQNWKFLAVHSTQAKARLLPLAFGQQKVVDAAVTFIVCGTLNPHLTLPDALKPTLDAGIIDQSVYDMWVGAAQGMYKENAQLQRDEAIRSGSLAAMTLMLAAKGQGLVSTPMIGFDQIAVAKEFGLSDEEVPVMLITVGYPGVANWPQKPRKEVSNVLQFV is encoded by the coding sequence ATGTCCGCTATCGCTGAAGTTATTAAGTCTCGCGTCTCCGCCAACAGCTACGACACTGAACGTTCACTGACGATCGCTCAGATCACCGCGTTGGTCGACTTGGCTACGCACGCGCCGTCCGCCTTCAACCTGCAAAACTGGAAGTTCCTAGCAGTACACAGCACTCAAGCCAAAGCGCGCTTGTTGCCATTGGCATTCGGTCAGCAAAAGGTCGTGGACGCCGCTGTGACGTTTATTGTCTGCGGCACCCTGAACCCGCATCTAACTTTGCCCGATGCATTGAAGCCGACCCTGGATGCCGGAATCATTGACCAGTCCGTCTATGACATGTGGGTGGGTGCGGCTCAAGGCATGTACAAGGAAAACGCTCAATTGCAGCGCGACGAAGCCATCCGCTCTGGCTCACTAGCCGCGATGACCCTGATGTTGGCCGCCAAGGGCCAAGGCCTGGTTTCGACGCCGATGATCGGGTTCGATCAAATTGCAGTGGCCAAGGAGTTTGGGCTGTCGGATGAAGAAGTGCCGGTGATGTTGATCACGGTTGGCTACCCGGGTGTGGCCAACTGGCCCCAGAAACCGCGTAAAGAAGTAAGCAACGT
- a CDS encoding putative quinol monooxygenase, with translation MHPHISCLFSLAVKPAELAEFKALIATIVAATKAEPGTLVYEYSVNEDNSTVHILERYNVDAVVSHVDTTFAPFGQRFLELCTVTSLVVYGTPDAEIRKRLDPFGAVYMTPFDGFSR, from the coding sequence ATGCATCCCCATATTTCCTGCCTGTTCTCCCTCGCGGTCAAGCCCGCAGAGCTCGCTGAATTCAAAGCACTGATCGCCACAATCGTTGCTGCCACCAAGGCTGAGCCGGGCACACTGGTTTACGAATACAGCGTCAACGAAGACAACAGTACCGTGCACATCCTTGAGCGTTATAACGTCGATGCCGTGGTAAGCCACGTCGACACCACGTTTGCGCCTTTCGGCCAGCGTTTCCTGGAGTTGTGCACCGTCACTAGCCTGGTGGTCTACGGCACCCCCGACGCTGAAATCCGCAAGCGCCTGGACCCGTTCGGCGCCGTTTACATGACCCCATTCGATGGTTTCAGCCGCTGA
- a CDS encoding tautomerase family protein, with translation MPVVRVSWFEGKEHAQKAAVAADITESIVKHTGTDANYIYVIFEDVAASDWAGAGKLFGEAPEKS, from the coding sequence ATGCCCGTCGTACGTGTGAGCTGGTTCGAAGGTAAAGAACACGCGCAGAAAGCTGCTGTTGCAGCCGATATCACCGAAAGCATCGTTAAACACACCGGTACCGATGCCAATTACATCTATGTGATTTTCGAAGACGTAGCCGCCTCGGATTGGGCCGGCGCCGGCAAGCTGTTCGGCGAAGCACCCGAAAAGTCCTGA
- a CDS encoding LysR family transcriptional regulator, producing the protein MVPIDSFQGVITFVVAARSSSFTQAADRLGLSKSAVGKAIARLEERLGTQLFHRTTRRISLTADGEAYFVACSTALEEIGTAESGLGPGGGEPSGRLRVDVPVAFGRRVVAPLLFEIANKYPALQLSLTFSDHLVDPFEEGIDLLVRFGELQDTSGLVARRLTRQRWAVCASPDYLARFGTPQTLEELTQHRCIVGHRRGQPLAWRVMQAGQTVRYAPPSTHQIGDGEVMILAAVAGAGLCQMPRSLFQNDIEAGRLVEVLQAYEPEAVDVHAVWPKVSHLRPKVRYVVDELVKLCAHWQ; encoded by the coding sequence ATGGTACCTATCGACTCCTTTCAGGGCGTCATCACCTTCGTTGTGGCCGCGCGTTCGTCCAGCTTTACCCAGGCAGCAGATCGCTTGGGACTGTCAAAATCTGCCGTTGGCAAGGCCATTGCGCGTTTGGAAGAGCGTCTGGGCACGCAGTTGTTTCATCGCACGACGCGACGGATATCTCTCACCGCCGATGGTGAGGCCTACTTCGTCGCGTGTTCCACGGCCTTGGAGGAAATCGGCACCGCTGAAAGCGGTCTGGGGCCAGGTGGTGGTGAACCTTCTGGCCGTTTGCGGGTTGATGTCCCGGTGGCCTTCGGACGGCGGGTCGTCGCGCCACTGTTGTTTGAGATCGCCAACAAATACCCGGCGCTGCAATTGAGCCTGACGTTTTCCGATCATCTGGTGGACCCGTTCGAAGAGGGTATTGATTTGTTGGTACGGTTCGGCGAACTGCAGGACACCAGCGGCCTGGTAGCGCGACGATTGACCCGCCAACGCTGGGCCGTCTGCGCTTCCCCTGACTACCTTGCGCGCTTTGGCACCCCGCAAACGCTGGAAGAGCTGACCCAGCATCGTTGCATCGTCGGCCATCGGCGCGGCCAGCCGCTGGCGTGGCGAGTGATGCAGGCGGGTCAGACCGTCCGTTACGCCCCTCCTTCAACGCACCAGATCGGCGATGGCGAAGTCATGATTCTTGCCGCCGTGGCTGGCGCCGGCCTGTGCCAGATGCCACGCAGCCTGTTCCAGAATGACATCGAGGCCGGCAGGCTGGTCGAGGTGCTGCAAGCCTATGAGCCTGAAGCGGTCGATGTGCATGCGGTCTGGCCGAAGGTGTCGCACCTTCGTCCCAAGGTTCGGTATGTGGTCGACGAGTTGGTCAAGTTGTGCGCGCATTGGCAGTAA
- a CDS encoding LysR family transcriptional regulator, translating into MNRNDLRRVDLNLLIVFETLMHERSVTRAAEKLFLGQPAISAALSRLRGLFDDPLFVRTGRSMEPSARAVEIFALLSPALDSISTAVSRAAEFDPATSTAVFRIGLSDDVEFALLPPLLKRLRAESPGIVLVVRRVNYILMPGLLASGEISIGVSYTADLPANAKRKVLRRSLPKLLRADSVPGSLSLDDFCARPHALVSFAGDLSGFIDEELEKLGRKRHVVLAVPQFNGLGTLLAGTDILATVPDYAAQALTSAGGLRAEDPPLPVRSFELHMAWRGSQDNDPGERWLRSRIQMFFGDPESL; encoded by the coding sequence ATGAACCGTAACGACCTGCGTCGTGTCGACCTTAACCTCTTGATCGTATTCGAAACCTTGATGCATGAGCGCAGCGTGACCCGCGCCGCCGAGAAACTGTTCCTCGGCCAGCCGGCCATCAGCGCGGCATTGTCACGCCTGCGCGGGCTGTTTGATGACCCGCTGTTCGTGCGCACCGGCCGCAGCATGGAACCGTCGGCCCGCGCGGTGGAAATCTTCGCCCTGCTCTCCCCGGCCCTGGACTCGATTTCCACCGCCGTGAGCCGCGCCGCCGAATTCGACCCGGCCACCAGCACCGCCGTGTTCCGCATCGGCCTGTCCGACGACGTCGAATTCGCCCTGCTGCCCCCACTGCTCAAGCGCTTGCGCGCCGAATCTCCCGGCATCGTACTGGTGGTGCGCCGCGTCAACTACATCCTGATGCCCGGCCTGCTCGCCTCCGGCGAAATCTCCATCGGCGTGAGCTACACCGCCGACCTGCCGGCCAACGCCAAGCGCAAAGTGCTGCGCCGCAGCCTGCCCAAACTGCTGCGCGCCGACAGCGTACCGGGCTCCCTGAGCCTGGACGACTTCTGCGCCCGCCCCCACGCATTGGTTTCGTTTGCCGGTGACTTGAGCGGGTTTATTGATGAAGAACTGGAAAAACTCGGCCGCAAACGCCACGTGGTACTGGCGGTGCCGCAGTTCAACGGCCTGGGCACACTGCTGGCGGGTACCGATATCCTGGCGACCGTGCCGGATTACGCAGCGCAGGCGCTGACCTCGGCTGGAGGTCTGCGAGCGGAAGACCCGCCGTTGCCGGTGCGCAGTTTTGAACTGCATATGGCGTGGCGTGGGTCGCAGGATAATGATCCGGGTGAGCGGTGGTTGCGGTCGCGGATTCAGATGTTTTTTGGCGACCCTGAGAGTCTTTAG
- a CDS encoding zinc-dependent alcohol dehydrogenase family protein yields the protein MSRTIRFHKFGPAEVLKCEEHAAAQPAPGEVQVRVEAIGISWYDILWRQNLASSHARLPSGLGHEMAGVVVAVGDGVDDLAVGDKVASFPAESPNDYPVYGEQIVLPRSALTRYPDVLSPIEASVHFTPLLIAYFAYMDLARVKPGQFALVTDASHCAGPSFVQLGKALGVRVIAATKDSAEREYLLSLGAEKVIVTEEQDLLMQINKFTDNRGVDVVFDGLGGPQMSLLGDVLAPRGSLVLYGLQGGNQTPFPACAAFQKNIQFFVHCIGNFTGKPELGIIQDQVALQRALRDINQLTADRVLVPLKTTVFPFSQFVEAHRYMDECPCRERVALQVEAV from the coding sequence ATGTCCCGCACGATTCGTTTTCACAAGTTTGGTCCGGCCGAGGTGCTCAAATGCGAAGAGCATGCAGCCGCGCAGCCCGCACCGGGCGAAGTGCAGGTGCGTGTCGAAGCGATTGGCATCAGCTGGTACGACATTCTGTGGCGCCAGAACCTGGCGTCGTCCCACGCTCGTTTGCCGTCCGGCCTTGGCCATGAGATGGCCGGCGTAGTCGTTGCTGTTGGCGACGGCGTGGATGACCTGGCCGTGGGCGATAAGGTGGCCAGTTTTCCGGCCGAGAGCCCCAATGATTACCCGGTGTATGGCGAGCAGATCGTCTTGCCCCGTTCGGCCCTGACCCGGTACCCGGATGTCTTGAGCCCTATCGAGGCCAGCGTGCATTTCACGCCGCTACTGATTGCCTACTTTGCGTACATGGATCTGGCGCGGGTCAAGCCCGGGCAATTTGCCCTGGTGACTGACGCCAGCCACTGCGCCGGCCCGTCCTTTGTGCAACTGGGCAAAGCCCTGGGGGTACGAGTGATTGCAGCCACCAAGGACAGCGCGGAGCGCGAATATCTGCTCTCGCTGGGTGCGGAAAAGGTCATTGTCACCGAAGAGCAGGACCTGCTGATGCAAATCAACAAGTTCACCGACAACCGCGGTGTCGACGTGGTGTTCGATGGCTTGGGTGGCCCACAAATGTCGTTGCTCGGCGATGTACTGGCACCGCGTGGCAGCCTCGTGCTGTATGGCTTGCAGGGCGGCAACCAGACGCCATTCCCAGCGTGCGCGGCGTTCCAGAAGAATATCCAGTTCTTTGTGCATTGCATCGGTAACTTCACCGGCAAACCTGAGCTTGGCATTATCCAGGACCAAGTTGCCTTGCAGCGGGCCCTGCGGGATATCAACCAACTGACAGCCGACCGCGTGCTGGTGCCGCTGAAAACCACCGTGTTCCCTTTCAGTCAATTCGTGGAAGCGCACCGCTACATGGATGAATGCCCGTGCCGCGAGCGCGTCGCGTTGCAGGTTGAAGCTGTTTAG
- a CDS encoding aminotransferase-like domain-containing protein has product MTLRGERRADFAYQAVYRYMINLINDVSTDARVKLPSLRQLAGRLNVSISTVQYAYSLLEKEGRVYSVAKSGYYAWPLSANPMVGAGGDLLDRLYAAARRPGMVVLSGDDPSLLASLDSSLLRLERELVRQYPRQLQPWAQPCGVWELRAALAARYTSSPTRCWHADDVYIGADLRGVLDILIEVLGLKGTTVIVESPCDWLVLRLLQDAGVRIIELPWTSQGRLDLVSLDQLLCDEPVHLVLLSSRFSLPAGTVMPTQDRLALAQMLDQYGCWLLENDTFGELGFKEPQAALHELVNPERLMVFSSFEKVLGSEAPYGYLLSRRMSSELQRQFLLRSFRLSSIRQRAIARLYQSGRIDQHLRALRLLLHQQGEQMCQRLDQHLGDQVAFRPPVAGATFWLGSTRPVDMRQVFQRLLARQVVIAPGELFSVSGLHQQYLRLSHTFHGQPDLDIALAAISEALHQAQTD; this is encoded by the coding sequence ATGACACTGCGCGGCGAGCGGCGGGCGGATTTCGCGTATCAGGCGGTTTACCGCTACATGATCAACCTGATCAACGACGTCAGCACCGATGCGCGGGTAAAGCTGCCGTCCCTGCGGCAGTTGGCGGGGCGCTTGAACGTATCGATCTCGACGGTCCAGTACGCCTATTCGCTGCTCGAGAAGGAGGGCAGGGTCTATTCGGTGGCCAAGTCGGGTTATTACGCCTGGCCGCTGTCGGCAAACCCGATGGTGGGGGCAGGGGGGGACCTGCTCGACCGGCTCTACGCAGCGGCGCGTCGCCCAGGCATGGTGGTGCTCAGTGGGGATGATCCCTCGTTGCTGGCATCTCTGGACAGCAGCCTGTTGCGCCTGGAACGCGAGCTGGTGCGCCAATACCCGCGGCAATTGCAACCGTGGGCGCAGCCCTGCGGTGTCTGGGAACTGCGTGCAGCGCTGGCGGCGCGGTATACCTCATCGCCCACGCGCTGCTGGCACGCCGATGACGTCTACATCGGTGCCGACCTGCGGGGCGTGCTGGACATTCTCATCGAGGTTCTGGGTCTTAAGGGAACCACGGTGATTGTGGAATCACCGTGCGATTGGCTGGTTCTGCGCCTGCTTCAGGATGCCGGGGTACGCATTATCGAATTGCCGTGGACGTCCCAGGGGCGTCTGGACCTGGTGAGCCTGGATCAGTTGTTGTGCGATGAACCTGTGCACCTGGTGTTGCTGTCATCCCGATTCAGCCTGCCGGCCGGGACCGTCATGCCGACCCAGGACCGCCTGGCCCTCGCGCAAATGCTCGATCAATATGGTTGCTGGTTGCTGGAAAACGACACTTTTGGCGAATTGGGCTTCAAGGAACCGCAGGCGGCGCTGCACGAGTTGGTGAACCCTGAACGATTGATGGTGTTTTCTTCGTTCGAGAAAGTATTGGGGTCGGAAGCGCCCTATGGCTATCTGCTCTCTCGGCGTATGAGCAGCGAGTTGCAGCGTCAGTTTTTGCTGCGTTCCTTTCGCCTGTCGTCGATCCGCCAGCGCGCCATCGCCCGTCTGTATCAGAGCGGACGAATCGACCAGCACCTGCGCGCTTTGCGCCTGCTGTTGCATCAGCAGGGGGAGCAGATGTGTCAACGCCTGGACCAGCATCTGGGCGATCAAGTGGCCTTCCGGCCGCCGGTTGCCGGGGCGACGTTCTGGCTGGGTTCCACAAGACCTGTGGATATGCGCCAGGTATTCCAGCGCCTGCTCGCCCGGCAGGTGGTGATTGCACCCGGTGAGTTATTCAGCGTCAGCGGCCTGCATCAGCAATATTTGCGCCTGAGCCATACCTTTCACGGGCAGCCCGACCTGGATATTGCCCTGGCTGCGATAAGCGAAGCGCTGCATCAGGCGCAGACCGATTGA
- the pgm gene encoding phosphoglucomutase (alpha-D-glucose-1,6-bisphosphate-dependent) encodes MTISPFAGKPAPAQLLVDLPRLVTAYYTGRPDAAISTQRVAFGTSGHRGSSFDLSFNEWHVLAISQAICLYREAQGINGPLFVGLDTHALSTPAGASALEVLAANGVHVMLAEGDEYTPTPAISHAIICYNRGRTSGLADGIVITPSHNPPQSGGYKYNPPNGGPADTHVTKWIEAKANELLAAQLAGVKRMPHAQALKAATTHRHDYLNSYVADLVNVIDMDAIRSADLRLGVDPLGGAGVRYWSAIAEHYRLNLEVVNTEVDATFRFMSVDWDGQIRMDPSSSYAMQGLIGLKERFDVAFACDPDHDRHGIVTPSGGLLAPNNYLAVSIDYLFQNRPEWRADAAVGKTVVSSGLIDRVAARIGRRLYEVPVGFKWFADGLFEGSLGFGGEESAGASFLRKDGTVWSTDKDGLIPALLAAEMTSRKGQDPSQIYRGLTDALGEPFAIRVDAKATPAQKALLGKLSPDQVTSTELAGESIQQILSHAPGNNQAIGGLKVMTENGWFAARPSGTEDIYKIYAESFIGEDHLKRLVEEAQVLVDGAITQ; translated from the coding sequence ATGACAATCAGTCCTTTTGCGGGCAAACCGGCGCCAGCCCAGTTGCTGGTGGATCTCCCGCGACTGGTTACGGCCTATTACACCGGCCGGCCTGATGCAGCTATCTCCACCCAACGCGTCGCTTTTGGTACCTCCGGGCACCGTGGCAGCTCGTTCGATTTGAGCTTTAACGAATGGCACGTGCTGGCCATCAGCCAAGCCATCTGCCTGTATCGCGAAGCCCAGGGTATCAACGGCCCCCTGTTTGTTGGCCTGGACACTCACGCGCTGTCCACGCCTGCCGGTGCCAGCGCCCTGGAGGTGCTGGCCGCTAACGGCGTGCACGTGATGCTGGCCGAAGGCGATGAATACACGCCGACCCCCGCCATTTCCCACGCGATCATCTGCTACAACCGTGGCCGTACCAGCGGCTTGGCCGACGGCATCGTGATCACGCCGTCGCACAACCCGCCGCAGAGTGGCGGCTACAAGTACAACCCGCCCAATGGCGGCCCGGCCGACACCCATGTGACCAAGTGGATCGAAGCCAAGGCCAATGAACTGCTGGCCGCTCAATTGGCCGGGGTCAAGCGCATGCCCCATGCTCAGGCACTCAAGGCCGCCACCACCCATCGTCATGATTACCTCAATAGCTACGTGGCAGACCTGGTCAATGTGATCGACATGGACGCCATCCGCAGCGCAGACCTGCGCCTGGGCGTAGACCCATTGGGTGGCGCAGGTGTGCGCTACTGGTCGGCGATTGCCGAGCACTACCGGTTGAACCTGGAGGTGGTGAACACTGAAGTCGACGCCACGTTCCGCTTCATGAGCGTCGACTGGGACGGCCAGATCCGCATGGACCCGTCTTCCAGCTACGCCATGCAAGGCCTCATCGGCCTCAAGGAGCGCTTTGACGTGGCCTTCGCCTGCGACCCGGACCACGACCGCCACGGCATCGTCACCCCGTCCGGTGGCCTGTTGGCGCCCAACAATTACCTGGCGGTGTCCATCGACTACCTGTTCCAGAATCGCCCCGAGTGGCGCGCCGACGCGGCCGTGGGCAAGACCGTCGTCAGCAGCGGCCTGATTGACCGCGTGGCTGCGCGTATCGGCCGTCGTCTGTACGAAGTGCCGGTGGGCTTCAAATGGTTCGCCGATGGTTTGTTCGAAGGTTCGCTGGGGTTTGGTGGCGAAGAAAGCGCCGGCGCTTCGTTCTTGCGCAAGGACGGGACCGTGTGGAGCACTGACAAGGACGGCTTGATCCCCGCGCTGCTGGCGGCGGAAATGACCTCGCGCAAAGGCCAGGACCCCAGCCAGATCTACCGCGGCCTGACCGACGCCCTGGGCGAGCCGTTCGCGATTCGTGTGGATGCCAAGGCCACCCCGGCGCAGAAAGCCTTGCTCGGCAAGTTGTCGCCCGACCAGGTGACCTCCACCGAGTTGGCCGGCGAAAGCATCCAGCAGATTCTCAGCCACGCGCCGGGCAATAACCAGGCGATCGGCGGGCTGAAGGTGATGACCGAAAACGGCTGGTTCGCCGCACGGCCATCGGGTACCGAGGACATCTACAAGATCTACGCCGAGAGCTTTATCGGTGAAGATCACCTCAAGCGGTTGGTGGAAGAGG